In the genome of Aedes aegypti strain LVP_AGWG chromosome 2, AaegL5.0 Primary Assembly, whole genome shotgun sequence, the window accgtacattattttgtcattttacattattttcatagaaataaacattctttaacgcaaaaaaaaacttcacaacacacagttcgacaatagttacgagaaacaacgttcattcactgcaggttacattgatatttatataaagcgaccatatatgtcccgtcatacgatatacacatgcaaaaatatggtcaatcggcaaagaaagccctcagttaataactgtggaagtgctcataagaacactaatctgagaagcaggctttgtcccagtggggacgtgacgccagaaagaagaagttatATGTCCCGCGAAGCGCGGGACACCCTGTCAGATCTCGTTCCCTTTTGAACATTATTCTTTTTGGATGTGTATTCTACAAACATTTTAggtctaaatcatgttctaatTGCTCAGTTTAGTCAAACAATTAGATTTGACGCAGtaatatcatgttgaaaattgCGACGTCTGGTCATTTTATAGTTTTATaaattaggaagaaataaaatcgcgtgacacagtgatcaatgtatttctactgatcaatttcacctgaATTTACGGTATTTGGGACTATTTTAATGGGCATGCCTCTAAGCGAACTTTACTTCAcagaaagaataataatttgcaAATCGTTTCCCTTTCAGTACCGGCTGCTTCCTTAGCTTCGCCACCGACACGACCGGATTCTACAAGCTCTTCCCCGGCATACGGTCTCGCGTTGTTACACTCGACTTCCACCTGCTGGTTCCGGTGTTTCGCGAGTTGTGTTTCAGCTGGGGTGTGGCATCCTGCTCCTCGGAAGGAATGACCCATCTTTTGACCAGTTCCAACGACCCAAAGCACCCATCCAACAGCGACGGATACACATCGAATGCGGTGGTTCTGCTCGTAGGTGGAGCCGCCGAATCCCTCAACTGCCGACCCAACAACTTTCAACTGGTGCTGAAAAATCGCAAGGGATTCTGCCGGATTGCGTTGAATACCGGAACGGCACTCGTCCCCGTCATCAACTTTGGAGAGCTGGATCTGTTCGACCAACCGCCCAATCCACCGGGATCGAGATTGCGACGCTTCCAGGAGTGGGTTAAGGCTACTACGGGAATTGCTCCGGCTGCGTTTGTGGGACGTGGATTCTTCCAGTATTCCTTCGGACTGATCCCACGCCGAAAGCCCATCAATACAGTCAGTGAGTATTTCAGTGAATGGCATTTCATTATGATATCTGAAATAACGTTCTTTTTTCTCTACAGTCGGAGAACCGGTTGAAGTTCCAAAGATTACCAATCCATCCAAGGAGGACGTCCAATGTCTACACGAGCGATTCTGCAAAGCGTTGGATGCACTTTTCGAGcaacataagagcaaatatgttgaaaattatgaaaatgtcAAGCTCATTTTAGAGTAGCGAGGAGTGGTGATAGTTTGTTACTTAGTTATAATTCAAAGTCCAAAGAGGTTCGACACAGATATGCTCCACTTGCACGTTTATTTATAGTCATCACTAGAATCATACAGGTTATTGCAGTAGTGTAATACAAAGAATATTTGTAGAGTTTGCATCATCACCGATTGTTATTGTAGTAAATGAAGGAATTATTAGGTAAAGATACTGTTGTAAATGCAGAAATGAGTTTTTCATTTTAGCTTAAGAAGTTGCAGAACAGAGGAAGAGTAGTGTTGCACGAGATCCATATTTCCGTATTTGTAGCCGAAGTAACCAGCCGCTGCAACGGCGGTGATGGAACAGCAGTATAAGACGCGGGTTAGAATctgaattgaaaagaaaaagtaaataaaaaaataattgtgaattTCAAACCATTTAAAATGTCTACGAACAGTACCTTGTCTTGCCATTTACGGTTCGCTATGCATTTGCTGTAACGCATGTGGGAGAACGATACCGAGTTGTACAGTGGGACCCAGGTGTTGGGCAGCATCCAGTATAACAGTTCGTCCAACTTCTTTCGAAACAGGTATGAACGCTTTGTGACAAGGTCTCTCATCTGGAAGAAAATATATGATTCGGTTTTGTTTTGTATTCGCTCTATGCTTTTATAACTATAAATTAGCAATAATTTTGCAAACCAGAACCCagacccgacccgaacctgaGACAATAATTTAATACCAAACCTGAGACCCGACCATTTCTACTATAAATCAGAGTTTTAACTATGAACATGAACCTCATCTTCGCGCAGATCATAGTTACTAAACCGTGATTGACCAGGAGGTTTGGTCTTGGGATTAACAAAATATTATCAATAAGTGCAAATTGACACTTAAGGTATCGAGGAAAAGAAGGAAAGTTTGTTATACAATCAAAGGCA includes:
- the LOC5571189 gene encoding 2-acylglycerol O-acyltransferase 2 isoform X2 produces the protein MREIEWAPLNVPLRRRLETLCAFGWMSLFLFGELGMLFTYLYLLIFGGLLAKTFCLIYGAFIYYDRKAGVNGGRGQGVKWFRNLFCWKLFQTYFPAKLHKTVDLPADRNYIFAAFPHGVLSTGCFLSFATDTTGFYKLFPGIRSRVVTLDFHLLVPVFRELCFSWGVASCSSEGMTHLLTSSNDPKHPSNSDGYTSNAVVLLVGGAAESLNCRPNNFQLVLKNRKGFCRIALNTGTALVPVINFGELDLFDQPPNPPGSRLRRFQEWVKATTGIAPAAFVGRGFFQYSFGLIPRRKPINTVIGEPVEVPKITNPSKEDVQCLHERFCKALDALFEQHKSKYVENYENVKLILE